The following proteins come from a genomic window of Nocardioides albertanoniae:
- a CDS encoding SMP-30/gluconolactonase/LRE family protein, with protein sequence MRTSRVAAIAGLAGIAVSATLTATAAGTATAAERTGRPATYLLEGDPSAQGGSKFEGIGVDQESGKFYVSEATGGEIQRGSADRAQAEEWLAGDGADGRYTARGITVDDEGRIYIAGGPNGTGNDRPDLWVYSPGGELLTALRVPDNDAFLNDVAIGPDGAAYFTNSNDPTIIRVAEGDNGWEATEWADGSDQITRQEGFNLGGIVTSTDESAFVVAQGNTGQLWRFDIATGEVSEIDTDGADLRNADGLIRQGRDLAVIRNFDKQIVHLELNRSATSAEHVSSRATDPDRVFTTGKLLDGRMLLVDSHFDEQTAQGPYEIVTARMPR encoded by the coding sequence ATGCGTACGTCCCGAGTCGCCGCCATCGCAGGCCTGGCCGGCATCGCCGTCTCGGCCACTCTGACCGCCACCGCGGCCGGCACGGCCACCGCTGCCGAGCGCACCGGCCGCCCGGCCACCTACCTGCTCGAGGGCGACCCGTCGGCCCAGGGCGGATCGAAGTTCGAGGGCATCGGGGTGGACCAGGAGTCCGGGAAGTTCTACGTCAGCGAGGCCACCGGCGGCGAGATCCAGCGCGGCTCCGCCGACCGCGCCCAGGCCGAGGAGTGGCTGGCCGGCGACGGCGCCGACGGCCGCTACACCGCCCGCGGCATCACCGTCGACGACGAGGGCCGCATCTACATCGCCGGTGGTCCGAACGGCACCGGCAACGACCGCCCCGACCTGTGGGTCTACAGCCCCGGGGGTGAGCTGCTCACCGCCCTCCGCGTCCCGGACAACGACGCGTTCCTGAACGACGTCGCGATCGGGCCGGACGGCGCCGCCTACTTCACCAACTCCAACGACCCTACGATCATCCGCGTCGCCGAAGGCGACAACGGCTGGGAGGCCACCGAGTGGGCCGACGGCAGCGACCAGATCACCCGGCAGGAGGGCTTCAACCTCGGCGGCATCGTGACGAGCACGGACGAGTCCGCGTTCGTCGTCGCCCAGGGCAACACCGGCCAGCTCTGGCGTTTCGACATCGCCACCGGTGAGGTCAGCGAGATCGACACCGACGGCGCCGACCTGCGCAACGCCGACGGCCTGATCCGGCAGGGCCGCGACCTCGCCGTGATCCGCAACTTCGACAAGCAGATCGTGCACCTCGAGCTGAACCGGTCCGCGACCTCCGCCGAGCACGTCTCGTCGCGGGCGACCGACCCGGACCGCGTCTTCACCACCGGCAAGCTGCTCGATGGCCGGATGCTGCTGGTCGACAGCCACTTCGACGAGCAGACCGCGCAGGGGCCGTACGAGATCGTCACCGCTCGGATGCCGCGATGA